A section of the Candidatus Latescibacterota bacterium genome encodes:
- a CDS encoding small multi-drug export protein, with translation MHALLDWIRSLPAGPSVLLMAMLPIVELRGAIPFGVSVHGLGYAQVYLLAVVGNLVPILPILLLLGPLERTVGRWGPARRFLDWVFARSRRKGAMIERVEFWGLVLFVGIPLPVTGAWTGAAAAYVFGLPLRRSLPAIVLGVCLAGLVVSLAWAAGIGVFTKLPL, from the coding sequence ATGCACGCGCTCCTGGACTGGATCCGCAGCCTGCCCGCCGGACCTTCGGTGCTGCTCATGGCGATGCTGCCCATCGTGGAGCTGCGCGGCGCGATTCCGTTCGGCGTGTCGGTCCACGGTCTCGGCTACGCGCAGGTCTACCTGCTCGCGGTAGTGGGGAACCTCGTGCCGATCCTGCCGATCCTGTTGCTGCTGGGGCCTCTGGAGAGGACGGTGGGGCGATGGGGGCCGGCGCGGCGCTTCCTCGACTGGGTCTTCGCCCGCAGCCGTCGGAAGGGCGCGATGATCGAGCGGGTGGAGTTCTGGGGCCTGGTGCTCTTCGTGGGCATCCCTCTGCCCGTGACGGGCGCCTGGACGGGCGCGGCCGCGGCCTACGTCTTCGGCCTGCCCCTGCGGCGGTCGCTGCCGGCCATCGTCCTGGGCGTCTGCCTGGCGGGGCTGGTGGTCAGCCTGGCCTGGGCGGCGGGGATCGGCGTCTTCACGAAACTGCCGCTCTGA
- a CDS encoding protein-L-isoaspartate(D-aspartate) O-methyltransferase, producing MVARLRAQGLAGELVLGAMAELPRHRFVDAALGARAYGRDALPIGYGQTLSHPEVVARMSEALVLKPGLRVLEVGTGSGYQAALLALLGAEVYTVERVGGLVERVRPLWSALGLEARIQARHADGYLGWPEAAPFARILLTAAPPRLPEGLLGQLAEGGLLVAPLGAEGGQRLTRFRLEGDRAYQEDLGACAFVPMLSRTVGGAAGQSAGAS from the coding sequence ATGGTGGCCCGGCTGCGGGCCCAGGGGCTCGCGGGCGAGCTGGTGCTGGGTGCGATGGCCGAGCTGCCGCGTCACCGCTTCGTGGACGCCGCGCTGGGCGCGCGGGCCTACGGGCGCGACGCGCTGCCCATCGGCTACGGGCAGACGCTCTCGCACCCGGAGGTCGTCGCGCGCATGAGCGAGGCGCTCGTCCTGAAGCCGGGCCTGCGCGTGCTCGAGGTGGGCACCGGCTCGGGCTACCAGGCGGCCTTGCTAGCGCTGCTGGGCGCGGAGGTCTACACCGTCGAGCGCGTGGGGGGGCTGGTGGAGCGGGTGCGTCCCCTGTGGAGCGCGCTGGGTCTCGAAGCGCGGATCCAGGCGCGTCACGCCGACGGCTACCTCGGCTGGCCGGAGGCCGCGCCCTTCGCGCGCATCCTGCTCACGGCGGCGCCGCCGCGACTGCCGGAGGGACTGCTTGGCCAGCTGGCGGAGGGCGGTCTGCTGGTCGCGCCGCTGGGTGCGGAGGGTGGGCAGCGTCTCACACGCTTCCGCCTCGAGGGCGACCGCGCCTACCAGGAGGATCTGGGGGCCTGCGCCTTCGTGCCCATGCTCAGCCGCACGGTGGGGGGCGCCGCGGGCCAGTCGGCGGGGGCGAGCTGA
- a CDS encoding RNA polymerase sigma factor RpoD/SigA: MTAGDFESVYVREISRIPVLGPEKERALARRVRAGDPQARRDLIVSNLRLVLSIARSYTGRGVALMDIVEEGNLGLIRAVEKFNPDRGFRFSTYASYWIKQAMARAVANQGRTIRIPFHVFQLVNRFSRLSMRDGELAGLSDAELAQRLHCTERKAHLVRNLVVGILSLDLLMSQGAMKELYTPEENRVGRTPEDVVALQLEHERVHRLMDKLSARERAVLRIRYGFESRGEFQTLEETGRAFGVTRERARQIEMKALRKLRLLLVSEDAAELPGDSPP; this comes from the coding sequence ATGACGGCGGGCGACTTCGAGTCCGTCTATGTGCGGGAGATCTCCAGGATCCCTGTGCTGGGCCCCGAGAAGGAGCGCGCCCTGGCCCGACGGGTGCGCGCGGGGGATCCCCAGGCGCGGCGCGACCTGATCGTCAGCAACCTGCGCCTCGTCCTGAGCATTGCGCGCTCCTACACGGGTCGCGGCGTGGCGCTCATGGACATCGTGGAAGAGGGCAATCTGGGCCTGATCCGCGCCGTGGAGAAGTTCAACCCGGATCGGGGCTTCCGCTTTTCCACCTACGCGTCCTACTGGATCAAGCAGGCCATGGCCCGCGCGGTGGCGAATCAGGGGCGCACGATTCGCATCCCCTTCCACGTCTTCCAGCTGGTGAACCGCTTCTCGCGCCTGTCCATGCGCGACGGCGAGCTGGCCGGACTGTCGGATGCGGAGCTGGCGCAGCGGCTGCACTGCACCGAGCGCAAGGCGCATCTGGTGCGCAACCTGGTGGTGGGCATCCTGTCGCTGGATCTGCTCATGAGCCAGGGCGCGATGAAGGAGCTGTACACGCCGGAGGAAAACCGCGTCGGCCGCACGCCGGAGGACGTGGTGGCGCTGCAGCTCGAGCACGAGCGCGTGCATCGGCTCATGGACAAGCTCTCGGCGCGGGAGCGCGCGGTGCTGCGCATCCGCTACGGCTTCGAGTCGCGGGGCGAGTTCCAGACGCTGGAGGAAACGGGCCGCGCATTCGGCGTCACGCGCGAGCGCGCGCGGCAGATCGAGATGAAGGCGCTCCGCAAGCTGCGGCTGCTGCTAGTCAGCGAGGACGCGGCGGAGTTGCCAGGAGACTCGCCCCCGTAG
- a CDS encoding outer membrane protein transport protein codes for MKGTASRLLTVTTAALLLACASGAWAAGFAVWEMGTRSSAMGGVLTASAEDPTAIFFNPAGLGWLEGRQATVDFTVINPYTEFSGVDPNPGFGVTERLDDPMFFLPQAYVAQRINEQWSAGIGFYTPYGLAVEWQDPTNYSGRYIATKTELKTYFITPTVAFAPTERVRAGLGLNLVKGSVELNQNIVENLPNATELGTAKLSGDSDWAVGFNAGLMVDVAENTTLGFSYKSKVDLDFTGDAVFTALVENAPLPPNGGVTTTLPLPSMFSLGIATQVNDRLMLEFNFNRVQWSTFEKLEFHFTESPENDKSIREEYEDTSQYRFGAEFAATPELALRGGFVYDESPQPTGSVGPVLPDANRKGLSIGAGYQVGNVELDVYNLFLFFADRNIRDNWDGYNGDYQNYTNLFGLGLTYHF; via the coding sequence ATGAAAGGAACGGCATCGCGTCTGCTGACGGTGACGACGGCCGCCCTGCTCCTCGCCTGCGCGAGCGGCGCCTGGGCCGCGGGCTTCGCGGTTTGGGAGATGGGGACCCGCAGTTCGGCCATGGGTGGTGTGCTCACGGCGAGCGCCGAGGATCCCACGGCCATCTTCTTCAACCCCGCCGGCCTGGGCTGGCTGGAAGGCCGACAGGCCACGGTGGACTTCACCGTGATCAATCCCTACACGGAGTTCAGCGGCGTCGATCCCAACCCGGGCTTCGGGGTGACCGAGCGCCTGGACGACCCCATGTTCTTCCTGCCCCAGGCCTACGTGGCCCAGCGCATCAACGAGCAGTGGAGCGCCGGCATCGGCTTCTACACCCCCTACGGCCTGGCGGTGGAGTGGCAGGATCCGACGAACTACTCGGGGCGCTACATCGCCACCAAGACCGAACTGAAGACGTACTTCATCACCCCCACCGTCGCCTTCGCCCCCACCGAGCGCGTGAGGGCGGGCCTGGGACTCAACCTGGTCAAGGGCAGCGTGGAGCTGAACCAGAACATCGTCGAGAACCTGCCCAACGCCACGGAGCTGGGCACGGCGAAGCTCAGCGGCGACAGCGACTGGGCCGTGGGCTTCAACGCCGGCCTGATGGTGGACGTCGCCGAGAACACCACGCTCGGCTTCAGCTACAAGTCGAAGGTCGATCTGGACTTCACGGGCGACGCCGTCTTCACGGCGCTCGTCGAGAACGCGCCGCTGCCGCCGAACGGGGGCGTGACCACCACGCTGCCGCTGCCGAGCATGTTCTCTCTCGGCATCGCCACGCAGGTGAACGATCGGCTGATGCTGGAGTTCAACTTCAACCGGGTGCAGTGGAGCACCTTCGAGAAGCTCGAGTTCCACTTCACCGAGTCGCCCGAGAACGACAAGAGCATCCGCGAGGAGTACGAGGACACGAGCCAGTACCGCTTCGGGGCCGAGTTCGCGGCCACGCCCGAGCTGGCGCTGCGGGGCGGTTTCGTCTACGACGAGAGCCCCCAGCCCACCGGCAGCGTGGGGCCGGTGCTGCCCGACGCGAATCGCAAGGGGCTGTCCATCGGCGCGGGCTATCAGGTCGGCAACGTCGAGCTCGACGTCTACAACCTCTTCCTGTTCTTCGCCGACCGCAACATCCGCGACAACTGGGACGGCTACAACGGCGACTACCAGAACTACACGAACCTGTTCGGCCTCGGCCTGACCTACCACTTCTAG
- a CDS encoding SpoIIE family protein phosphatase, protein MSTRRSSAWRLFPALAVLALLALALSGLSERWSGPDLPFRLRRLQVVPHDPAGPSLAPLRAGDRLIAVNGRILRRDGSALGALAGALRQGPAWVQVERGGVRQELRLRRQAPEPVRRLGWTLRTLAAALIFLTGYWVQWRRRDPLARLFFVLTLLIGSLLALDPRLGPGLPARLLEWKGDLFALMLPPVWLHFIVLFPERRARPLWLRLLVFLPPVALGLLVGVAILQDLPMTRPSSPARELQTVGNLLSLLLLLLGLGVLVLKAFRRKYRREQRRLRLVLLAATLGLLPLVAFHLLHLLLPGRRLGLADWTPLFLTLLPVSFALGMLGPDLPALQRRATLLRRYLLSGALLLLLFGALRLALHALRPEHEGLGEAVFLDVLALVLAMPLHPPLLRRLNQRDRRVDGNPFVDCLRWLAPPRYFTDRPEMSRALLPRLGWDADAAWALWLERESPNRWQVRERWQREGGPAHSITVPEPGVAMTLPAGLERSLLGKRFFLAAEQWDPYWARSLLGEEALPYCKARDWALLLCLAADSEQPALLVLGPACSSGLYDANVVEGLQTLVAPLELHLRNLALLARAARDEQLRSEMDLARKIQLSLLPRNTPSLGGVELAGRMRTSSDVGGDYYDYLELDGRRLGLALGDATGHGVPAAMLISSVALAFHTQAAEGQRPATVLGAMSQSLGRLITDRSRSRGAFAGFFYALLDRDTSLLRFCNAGMPSPWLLRGSGRLERLQRGGQLLGVNDGRPYLQGTLRIHPGDLLFLRSDGLEEQQDAHAVPYGESRLADWLRSRKDLPLEALSDQLLEELDRFGGGVLHDDISFVFMRLSA, encoded by the coding sequence ATGTCCACCCGACGCTCATCGGCCTGGCGGCTCTTCCCCGCCCTCGCGGTGCTGGCCCTGCTCGCGCTGGCGCTGAGCGGCCTCTCCGAGCGCTGGTCGGGGCCGGACCTCCCCTTCCGGCTGCGGCGGCTGCAGGTCGTCCCCCACGACCCCGCGGGGCCCAGCCTGGCGCCGCTGCGGGCGGGCGACCGTCTGATCGCCGTGAACGGGCGCATCCTCCGGCGCGACGGCTCCGCGCTCGGCGCCCTCGCCGGCGCCCTGCGCCAGGGCCCCGCCTGGGTCCAGGTGGAGCGCGGCGGGGTGCGCCAGGAGCTGCGCCTTCGCCGGCAGGCGCCGGAGCCGGTGCGGCGCCTGGGCTGGACGCTCCGCACGCTGGCCGCGGCGCTGATCTTCCTCACGGGCTACTGGGTGCAGTGGCGTCGTCGCGATCCGCTGGCGAGGCTCTTCTTCGTGCTCACCCTGCTCATCGGCTCGCTCCTGGCCCTGGATCCTCGTCTCGGGCCCGGACTGCCCGCACGACTGCTCGAATGGAAGGGCGATCTCTTCGCGCTGATGCTGCCGCCGGTGTGGCTGCACTTCATCGTCCTGTTCCCCGAACGACGGGCCCGGCCGCTCTGGCTGCGCCTGCTGGTCTTCCTGCCCCCGGTGGCCCTCGGGCTGCTGGTGGGCGTGGCGATCCTGCAGGACCTGCCCATGACGCGGCCGTCCTCGCCGGCGCGCGAACTGCAGACCGTCGGCAACCTGCTCAGCCTGCTGCTTCTGCTGCTCGGGCTGGGCGTCCTGGTCCTCAAGGCCTTCCGTCGCAAGTACCGTCGCGAGCAGCGCCGCCTGCGTCTCGTGCTGCTCGCGGCCACGCTAGGGCTCCTGCCGCTCGTGGCCTTCCACCTGCTTCATCTGCTCCTGCCGGGGCGCCGCCTGGGCCTGGCCGACTGGACACCCCTCTTCCTCACCCTGCTGCCCGTGAGCTTCGCGCTGGGCATGCTCGGCCCCGACCTTCCCGCCCTGCAGCGCCGCGCGACCCTCCTGCGCCGCTACCTCCTCAGCGGGGCGCTGCTGCTGCTGCTCTTCGGCGCGCTGCGGCTCGCCCTGCACGCGCTGCGGCCCGAGCACGAGGGCCTCGGCGAGGCGGTGTTCCTCGACGTCCTCGCCCTCGTGCTCGCGATGCCGCTGCACCCGCCGTTGCTGCGCCGGCTGAACCAGCGCGACCGCCGGGTCGACGGCAACCCCTTCGTCGACTGCCTCCGCTGGCTCGCGCCCCCGCGCTACTTCACCGATCGGCCCGAGATGAGCCGCGCCCTGCTGCCACGTCTCGGCTGGGACGCCGACGCGGCCTGGGCGCTCTGGCTCGAGCGCGAGTCCCCCAACCGCTGGCAGGTGCGCGAGCGGTGGCAGCGCGAAGGCGGTCCCGCGCACTCGATCACGGTGCCCGAGCCCGGCGTGGCCATGACCCTGCCCGCCGGACTCGAGCGATCGCTGCTCGGCAAGCGCTTCTTCCTGGCCGCCGAGCAGTGGGACCCCTACTGGGCGCGCAGCCTGCTGGGCGAGGAGGCTCTCCCCTACTGCAAGGCGCGTGACTGGGCGCTGCTGCTCTGCCTCGCGGCCGACAGCGAACAGCCCGCGCTGCTCGTGCTGGGGCCGGCGTGCTCGTCGGGCCTCTACGACGCGAACGTCGTGGAAGGGCTGCAGACACTCGTGGCCCCGCTGGAGCTCCACCTGCGCAATCTGGCGCTGCTGGCCAGGGCGGCCCGGGACGAGCAGCTGCGCAGCGAGATGGACCTCGCTCGCAAGATCCAGCTCAGCCTGCTCCCGCGGAACACGCCGAGCCTCGGCGGTGTCGAGTTGGCGGGACGCATGCGCACGAGCAGCGACGTCGGCGGGGACTACTACGACTACCTGGAGCTCGACGGCCGACGCCTCGGCCTCGCCCTGGGCGACGCCACCGGGCACGGCGTGCCCGCGGCCATGCTGATCTCGTCGGTGGCGCTGGCCTTTCACACGCAGGCCGCGGAAGGCCAGCGTCCCGCGACGGTGCTCGGCGCCATGAGCCAGTCCCTCGGCCGGCTCATCACCGATCGCAGCCGCAGCCGCGGAGCCTTCGCGGGCTTCTTCTATGCCCTCCTGGACCGCGACACGTCGCTCCTGCGCTTCTGCAACGCGGGGATGCCCTCGCCCTGGCTCCTGCGCGGCAGCGGCCGGCTGGAGCGCCTGCAGCGTGGCGGGCAGCTCCTGGGCGTGAACGACGGCCGGCCGTACCTCCAGGGCACGCTGCGCATCCACCCCGGCGACCTGCTCTTCCTGCGCTCCGACGGACTCGAGGAGCAGCAGGACGCCCACGCGGTCCCCTACGGGGAATCCCGCCTGGCCGATTGGTTGCGATCGCGCAAGGATCTGCCGCTGGAAGCCCTTTCCGACCAGCTTCTGGAGGAGTTGGATCGCTTCGGCGGCGGCGTCCTCCACGACGACATCTCGTTTGTATTCATGCGTTTAAGCGCTTAA
- the surE gene encoding 5'/3'-nucleotidase SurE — MRILLSNDDGIHARGLNALREALEPLCELWVVAPLSQQSATSHSLTLHTILRRHRLGDRIYAVDGTPADSVLMAINGLMQTSPPDLVLSGINHGPNMGEDVHYSGTVAAAIEAAILGVPAIAVSVAAFRNQNFEGGVRFIADLVENAPERLTRPGTLLNVNVPNLPHAEIRGVAVTRLGSRYYGDVILRKEDPRGREYFWIGGEEPTWRPGDDSDFHAVHHQAKISVTPLSLDITAHSRLAGLADWVEERA; from the coding sequence ATGCGCATCCTACTCAGCAACGACGACGGCATCCACGCCCGCGGCCTGAACGCGCTCCGCGAAGCGCTCGAGCCTCTTTGCGAGCTGTGGGTCGTCGCGCCGCTTTCGCAGCAGAGCGCCACCAGCCACAGCCTGACCCTGCACACGATCCTGCGCCGGCACCGTTTGGGCGACCGCATCTACGCCGTCGACGGCACCCCGGCCGACAGCGTCCTCATGGCGATCAACGGCCTGATGCAGACCTCGCCGCCGGACCTCGTGCTCTCGGGGATCAACCACGGCCCCAACATGGGCGAGGACGTCCACTACTCGGGCACGGTGGCCGCGGCGATCGAGGCCGCGATCCTGGGCGTGCCGGCCATCGCGGTCTCGGTGGCGGCCTTCCGCAACCAGAACTTCGAAGGCGGCGTGCGCTTCATCGCGGACCTGGTGGAGAACGCGCCCGAGCGCCTGACCCGGCCGGGAACCCTGCTCAACGTCAACGTGCCGAACCTGCCGCACGCGGAGATCCGCGGCGTCGCGGTGACCCGCCTCGGCAGCCGCTACTACGGGGACGTCATCCTGCGCAAGGAGGACCCCCGCGGCCGCGAGTACTTCTGGATCGGCGGCGAGGAGCCCACCTGGCGTCCAGGCGACGACTCGGACTTCCACGCGGTGCACCACCAGGCGAAGATCTCGGTGACGCCGCTCAGCCTTGATATCACCGCCCACTCGCGGCTCGCCGGCCTCGCGGACTGGGTGGAGGAGCGCGCGTGA
- a CDS encoding NAD(P)-dependent glycerol-3-phosphate dehydrogenase: MDGVRVTILGCGSWGSALAKALHEGGNTVTLWGHLAEEIEPIRASCRNEKYLPGVELPAAVCRAATTDLDAALAGAEALLLVVPSQVLRQVAARVKASGALPANAAWILAAKGLDPQTGRSLCWAIEDEVGPLAERLLVLVGPSHAEEVARGLPTALVLAGAESPARAALQRAFSSDALRVYVNEDRTGTELGVALKNVVAVAAGIIDGVGLGDNTKGALISRSLAEIGRYIESHGGDRQTLLGLAGVGDLVTTCFSQHSRNRHVGEELGQGRSLDAILADMVQVAEGVHTTRTLHAMAGQEGVEMPITEQVYAVLFAGKDPQLAIRELMKRDPAPEIRKGGSHARREA, from the coding sequence ATGGACGGCGTCCGCGTCACGATTCTCGGCTGCGGAAGCTGGGGCAGCGCGCTGGCGAAGGCGCTGCACGAAGGCGGCAACACGGTGACGCTCTGGGGCCATCTCGCCGAGGAGATCGAGCCCATCCGCGCGAGCTGCCGCAACGAGAAGTACCTGCCCGGCGTGGAGCTGCCCGCGGCGGTCTGCCGCGCGGCGACGACGGATCTCGACGCCGCACTGGCCGGAGCGGAGGCACTGCTCCTGGTGGTGCCGAGCCAGGTGCTGCGCCAGGTGGCCGCGCGGGTGAAGGCCAGCGGCGCGCTGCCCGCGAACGCCGCGTGGATCCTCGCGGCCAAGGGGCTGGATCCGCAGACGGGCCGTAGCCTCTGCTGGGCCATCGAGGACGAGGTCGGCCCCCTGGCCGAACGGCTCCTGGTCCTGGTGGGACCGAGCCATGCCGAGGAGGTCGCGCGCGGACTGCCCACGGCCCTGGTGCTGGCGGGCGCGGAGAGCCCGGCGCGCGCGGCGCTGCAGCGGGCCTTCTCGAGCGACGCGCTGCGCGTCTACGTCAACGAGGATCGCACGGGCACCGAGCTGGGCGTGGCGCTCAAGAACGTGGTCGCGGTGGCGGCGGGGATCATCGACGGCGTGGGGCTCGGCGACAACACGAAGGGCGCCTTGATCAGCCGCAGCCTGGCCGAGATCGGCCGCTACATCGAGTCCCACGGGGGCGACCGGCAGACGCTGCTGGGCCTGGCGGGGGTGGGCGATCTCGTCACCACCTGCTTCAGCCAGCACAGCCGCAATCGCCACGTGGGCGAGGAACTGGGACAGGGACGCAGCCTCGACGCGATCCTCGCCGACATGGTGCAGGTGGCCGAGGGCGTCCACACGACGCGCACCCTGCACGCCATGGCGGGGCAGGAGGGCGTGGAGATGCCCATCACCGAGCAGGTCTACGCCGTGCTCTTCGCCGGCAAGGATCCGCAGCTCGCGATCCGGGAGCTCATGAAGCGCGACCCCGCGCCGGAGATCCGGAAAGGAGGGAGTCATGCCCGCAGGGAAGCCTGA
- the plsY gene encoding glycerol-3-phosphate 1-O-acyltransferase PlsY yields MSAPLASVGLLLAAYLLGGISFSYLAGRMARGVDLRDVGSGNLGATNVVRHLGWGWGVGVFALDILKGWVAVALAQRLGPPSAAAWLPVAAGLAAILGHSFTPYLGFRGGKGVATSAGVFLRLAPAATGLALAVFLVVMLLGRIVSLASLAAATALPLLLLWRRPDEHVLLGFALLIAVLIWVRHRSNLRRLLRGQEPRLSASRKGGA; encoded by the coding sequence GTGAGCGCGCCGCTCGCGAGCGTCGGCCTCCTGCTGGCCGCCTACCTGCTGGGGGGCATCTCCTTCAGCTACCTGGCCGGACGCATGGCGCGCGGCGTGGACCTGCGCGACGTGGGCAGCGGCAACCTGGGCGCCACGAACGTCGTGCGTCACCTGGGCTGGGGCTGGGGCGTGGGCGTGTTCGCGCTGGACATCCTCAAGGGCTGGGTGGCCGTGGCGCTGGCGCAGCGGCTGGGCCCGCCGAGCGCGGCCGCCTGGCTGCCGGTGGCCGCGGGCCTCGCGGCGATCCTCGGGCACAGCTTCACGCCCTACCTCGGCTTTCGAGGCGGCAAGGGCGTGGCGACGAGCGCGGGCGTCTTCCTGCGGCTGGCCCCCGCGGCCACGGGTCTGGCGCTGGCCGTGTTCCTCGTGGTGATGCTGCTGGGGCGGATCGTCTCGCTGGCGAGCCTCGCGGCGGCCACGGCGCTGCCGCTGCTGCTGCTGTGGCGGCGGCCGGACGAGCACGTCCTGCTGGGCTTCGCCCTGCTCATCGCGGTCCTGATCTGGGTCCGCCACCGCAGCAACCTGCGACGCCTGCTGCGCGGCCAGGAGCCGCGGCTGAGCGCCTCGCGGAAGGGAGGCGCGTGA
- a CDS encoding MerR family transcriptional regulator: MPAGKPERARAKPDPEAKSSRRKKEVGRLYWSISEVAELAGVKPHVLRYWETEFPSFKPSKNSAGNRVYRERDVELALAIRTLLHKERYTIKGAQKKLAETRKVRELVDQLEIPFARADQRQALKDIRDELIALRKLLGGK; encoded by the coding sequence ATGCCCGCAGGGAAGCCTGAGCGGGCCCGGGCCAAGCCCGATCCCGAGGCCAAGTCGTCGCGGCGCAAGAAAGAGGTCGGCCGCCTCTACTGGAGCATCAGCGAGGTGGCGGAGCTGGCGGGGGTCAAGCCCCACGTCCTGCGCTACTGGGAGACCGAGTTCCCCAGCTTCAAGCCGAGCAAGAACAGCGCGGGGAACCGGGTCTACCGGGAGCGGGACGTGGAGCTCGCCCTGGCCATCCGCACGCTGCTGCACAAGGAGCGCTACACGATCAAGGGCGCCCAGAAGAAGCTGGCCGAAACCCGCAAGGTGCGGGAGCTGGTGGATCAGCTCGAGATCCCCTTCGCCCGGGCCGACCAGCGGCAGGCGCTGAAGGACATCCGGGACGAGCTCATCGCCCTGCGCAAGCTCCTGGGGGGAAAGTAG
- a CDS encoding long-chain fatty acid--CoA ligase, whose amino-acid sequence MSVRTLNELLLHATRKISNPKAFQRKLNQVYEAVPAAEFERLCFETALGLSGLGVGRGDRVALLSPNRLEWAVADYGILLLGGINVPIYPTLLPEQIAYILNDAGARAVVVADEAQAAKVLEVRGQVRSLEAIIQIDGARASGVLSLEELRAQGAARYAAGAAEIERVALSVAPGDPCSFIYTSGTTGDPKGVVLSHWNIVSNVLAALEIFDISSRDTALSFLPLSHIFERMAGYYTMLFAGASIAYAESIDTVPQNLQEVHPTVMVSVPRLYEKMYARILDTALAGGFVKKNIFFWAKKTGERWADLRLAHRPVPGGLARSYGIAQRLVFGKLKQRTGGEMRFFISGGAPLAPEIAKFFYAAGLTILEGYGLTETSPVITANTFSAIKLGTVGRTLPGIEVRIAEDGEILTRGPHVMQGYYRNDAATRAAIDADGWFATGDIGELDDEGFLRITDRKKDLLVTAGGKNVAPQPIENMLKQDKFISECVLIGDRRPFIAALIVPNFETLQKYAKRKAIIYTSMKGLINEPRVQDLFSRRVQRYNESLARFEQVRQFRLLDQELTLEAGELTPSLKVRRRRVLEKYADLIATIYPEER is encoded by the coding sequence ATGAGCGTCAGGACGCTGAACGAACTGCTCCTGCACGCCACTCGCAAGATCTCCAATCCCAAGGCGTTCCAGCGCAAGCTGAATCAGGTCTATGAAGCCGTTCCGGCGGCCGAGTTCGAGCGACTGTGCTTCGAAACCGCCCTGGGCCTGTCCGGGCTGGGCGTCGGCCGCGGCGACCGCGTGGCGCTGCTGTCGCCGAACCGGCTCGAATGGGCCGTCGCCGACTACGGGATCCTGCTCCTGGGCGGCATCAACGTGCCGATCTATCCGACGCTCCTGCCGGAGCAGATCGCCTACATCCTCAACGACGCGGGCGCGCGCGCTGTCGTCGTGGCCGACGAAGCCCAGGCGGCCAAGGTGCTCGAGGTCCGCGGGCAGGTCCGCAGCCTCGAGGCCATCATCCAGATCGACGGTGCGCGCGCGTCGGGCGTGCTCAGCCTCGAGGAACTGCGCGCCCAGGGCGCCGCGCGCTACGCGGCAGGCGCCGCCGAGATCGAGCGCGTCGCGCTGTCGGTGGCTCCGGGTGATCCGTGCAGCTTCATCTACACCTCGGGGACGACCGGCGACCCCAAGGGCGTAGTGCTGAGCCACTGGAACATCGTCAGCAACGTCCTCGCGGCCCTGGAGATCTTCGACATCAGCTCCAGGGACACGGCGCTGAGCTTCCTGCCGCTGAGCCACATCTTCGAGCGGATGGCCGGCTACTACACGATGCTCTTCGCCGGCGCGTCGATCGCCTATGCCGAGTCCATCGACACGGTGCCGCAGAACCTGCAGGAAGTGCATCCCACGGTGATGGTCTCGGTGCCACGGCTCTACGAGAAGATGTACGCCCGCATCCTCGACACGGCGCTGGCCGGCGGCTTCGTGAAGAAGAACATCTTCTTCTGGGCGAAGAAGACCGGCGAGCGCTGGGCCGATCTGCGCCTGGCCCACAGGCCGGTGCCCGGCGGCCTCGCGCGGAGCTACGGGATCGCGCAGCGGCTCGTCTTCGGTAAGCTGAAGCAGCGCACCGGCGGCGAGATGCGCTTCTTCATCTCGGGCGGCGCGCCGCTGGCGCCCGAGATCGCGAAGTTCTTCTATGCGGCGGGGCTGACGATTCTCGAGGGCTACGGCCTGACGGAGACGAGTCCCGTCATCACGGCGAACACCTTCAGCGCGATCAAGCTCGGCACCGTCGGCCGGACGCTGCCTGGCATCGAGGTGCGGATCGCGGAGGACGGCGAGATCCTCACGCGCGGCCCCCATGTGATGCAGGGCTACTACCGCAACGACGCCGCGACGCGCGCCGCGATCGACGCCGATGGCTGGTTCGCCACCGGCGACATCGGCGAGCTGGACGACGAGGGCTTCCTGCGCATCACCGACCGCAAGAAGGATCTGCTGGTGACGGCCGGCGGCAAGAACGTCGCGCCGCAGCCCATCGAGAACATGCTCAAGCAGGACAAGTTCATCAGCGAGTGCGTCCTCATCGGCGATCGGCGACCGTTCATCGCGGCGCTGATCGTGCCCAACTTCGAGACGCTCCAGAAGTACGCCAAGCGCAAGGCGATCATCTACACGTCCATGAAGGGCCTGATCAACGAGCCGCGCGTCCAGGATCTCTTCAGCCGTCGCGTGCAGCGCTACAACGAGTCGCTGGCGCGCTTCGAGCAGGTGCGGCAGTTCCGCCTGCTCGATCAGGAACTCACGCTCGAGGCCGGCGAACTCACGCCGTCGCTCAAGGTGCGGCGCCGCCGGGTCCTCGAGAAGTACGCTGATCTCATCGCCACGATCTACCCCGAGGAACGCTGA